From Aliamphritea hakodatensis:
CATTGATCACCCCCTGTGCGGATACAGTCATCGCCAGATCTGCATTAATTCGCTTACGGTGATTATTGAGCGCGACCAGCAAACTGCGCTGATCTTCATTAAATACCTGCTTAATGCCATAGTCTTTAGACACGGTTTCAGCGAACGCTGCAAGGTATTCAATCCGGCTGGAAAACAACTCCGTAAAAACAGTCTTAGCAGTCGTCAGCCGATTACTGATTTCCTGCTTTTGCTGATTCTGATTACCCGCATACAGGGTCCAGAACGCCACCCCCTGTACCAATAACAGAAGCAGTACAAAGAAGGTAAATATTTTACTTTGTAAGCTTTTCACACAAACTCACTCAATACTCAGACAGAAAATCAAAATCATCATCGCTTTCCTGCTCAGGTGTTTCATCCATACCGCTGGTCAGCCGAGCTGTTACCTTCATCCCGTTTTGCACATCCACTGTCTGTGCCTCTCTGTTATTGTCGGCCAGCAGCTGTGGATGCCACACAGTCACCCGGTAACGGCCCGCCTCAGGGGTATCGAAACTGACAGCGCCAGCCTGTGAGGTTTTTCCGAACAAAGGGGTATCAACCAGCAACAGATAACCGGACATCCAGTCATGTATATTACAGCCCATAGCCACTTCCCCGCTCTGATCAAGACCACGCTGCAGACGCTGTTCCCCTGCCTTGATCTTGAATGAAAAACGGGCATCACTGTCAACCGAGTAAATGTGGTGAGTAATATCATCCTGGTTATCAAACAGTACGTCGCTGCCGGCCTGAGACACACTGACATAAGGTGCAAAAGACTTACCTTTCTGGCCGACACTGACAACTTTATCCGTCGCAGGCAATTGCTGACCGTCCAGAGGCTCAGCATACACAACCATATCCTGCAGGGGCTCTCCCGAGGCGCTCAGCACCTGAACATTCAGCTCAATTGCCAGGGCCGGTGCAGACATCAGCAGCCCAAGAATACAGCCGGCACGACTTCCAACAGTTACAGCCCAACCCAACTTTGCCACTGAAATACACTCCCTAGTCAGCCCGGAAAACCTGCTGCTATACATCGCTGAAGCAGTTATATTCACCCGGGATTCATCTGAAACCCGATCAATTCTGACCTGAATATACAGTATTATTGACCCGTAACTTGTTGCAGAAAGTACATTTTTACACAAAAAACATCTCACTTTGTGTTTCTGAGAACCCCCGCACCACGGCCTGTTCAGATAATAATCAGATCATTGAGTGATTGAATTCAGGGACAAAAAAAGCCGGCTAAAAAGCCGGCTCTTCATCAGTGTAATTTTATTTTCGGCTGAACCATGTGCCCCACTTTCTGCGCAAGTATAAGACACATCCCTTTGAGCCAGCCATGGATACTGAGCTGATGCATCCGGTACAGTGACATATACATAAGCCGGGCTATCTTACCCTCCACAAACATTGTGCCGCCGCTGAGATTCCCCATCAGGCTGCCCACCGTACTGTAACGACTGAGATTCACAAGGGAGCCGTGATCTTTATACAGATACGGTCTGACCGGCTTACCCTTCATCTGACGCCTTATACTGCTCGCGATATGACTGGCCATCTGATGTGCAGACTGCGCCCGGGGCGGCACCCAGGAACCGTCCGGTTGCTGGCAGGCAGCACAGTCACCCAACACCCAGATATTATCATCCACACTGGACTGCAAACCCGGCTTAACCACTATCTGACCACCGCGGCCGAGCTCAAAATAATTAAGATCCCTGATAAAGTCCGGTGCTTTGACACCTGCTGCCCAGACCATCAGATCAGCAGCAATCAGATCGCCATTCTGATCAACATATCCCCGCTCATCCGCACAGGTCACCCGGGTATTCTCATGTACCACCACCCCCAACCGCTGCAATTCGCGCCGTGCAGCGGTGGATATACGCGCAGGCAGGGCTGGCAGGATACTCGGCCCCGCTTCCAGCAAATCCACCTGCAAACGGCTCGCAGACATTTCCGGCATACCGTACTGTTTGAGCAAATTGGCCACATGAGTCAGTTCCGCGGCAAGCTCAACACCGGTCGCGCCGCCGCCAACAATGGCCAACCGCAGCTTGTTTTCCGCGCCCTGCTGATTCACACGCATGAAGCTGTTCAGCAGGCCCCGCTGAAAACGCTCCGCCTGCTGATGAGAATCAAGAAAATAGCTGTACTCAGCCACTCCCGGCGTTCCGAAATCATTACTCACACTGCCGACGGCCATGACCAGAGTGTCATAGCTGATATTCCGCTCCGGCAACACCTGCACGCCATACTCATCATCAACGGCCGCCAGATGAATCTGCTTATCAGCCGCATCCAGCCCGGTCATGGTACCCAGCTGAAACTGGTAATGATGCTGCCCGCTGTGCGCCCGGTATGACACACCGTCAATACTCATGTCCAGCGACCCCGTTGCCACCTCATGGAGCAAGGGTTTCCAGATATGATTCGGATTTCGGTCTACGAGAATAATCTTCGCCTGTTTCTTTTTGCCTAATCGGCTGCCTAAACTTGCTGCCAGTTCAAGGCCGCCGGCCCCTCCTCCTACGATTACAATGGTTTGCATGGTTAATCCTCAAAATAAAGTCAGCTTAAGCCACTATATGTACAAAGAAACAATGACTTAAGCTCACCTTATTCAGAGCAATAAGCTTACTGCATGCACTGGCTGAAAACAGATACACGCAGACAAAAACCTACCGGGACATACAATAGACGAAAGTCTAGCAAGCCGCTATACCCAGAAATGAATAGCTCATTGAGGTACATAATGGCACTGACCGGACATCAGCTGGTTTGGCTCCGCCGGCCGGTTAATATCCAGCGTGGATACCGGCAACAGCGCCAGATTCGACAACCGGTTAAAACCCAGCGTCTGCTTATTCAGCACAATCACAGTCAGACCACTGAGCATACTGTAATGCCGGAACAGCCCGCTCTCATAACTCACCTGATCATCATAGAGTGCAAAATAATCTTCACTGGTCGCCAACTTACACAACAACGGCTGATCCGCGCCGTAAATACCGGACGCAGCCCCTGACAGGCAGCAAACAACACACCAACGGCATACACCGGAAAAAAGTCTGTTCATATCAGCATCGCAGTATCTGCCGATAACCGCGCCTCACAGATTAAAACCTCAGTATAGTGCGGCCCGGACAAACAGACGCAGCCTGAACAACAGGCATAAAAAAAGGTAGCGATGGCTACCTTTTTATCAGCGTAATTGCTGGTTATTCTTCAGCGGCCGCTTTTGGCTGCTCAGTGTTCTCGTAAATCATCATTGGTTCAGATTCGCCTAAAATGACGCCTTCATCAATCACAACTTTACTGACATTATCCTGAGACGGCAGTGAATACATAGTATCCAGCAGCGTTTCCTCAAGAATTGAGCGCAAACCACGTGCCCCGGTC
This genomic window contains:
- a CDS encoding NAD(P)/FAD-dependent oxidoreductase, whose translation is MQTIVIVGGGAGGLELAASLGSRLGKKKQAKIILVDRNPNHIWKPLLHEVATGSLDMSIDGVSYRAHSGQHHYQFQLGTMTGLDAADKQIHLAAVDDEYGVQVLPERNISYDTLVMAVGSVSNDFGTPGVAEYSYFLDSHQQAERFQRGLLNSFMRVNQQGAENKLRLAIVGGGATGVELAAELTHVANLLKQYGMPEMSASRLQVDLLEAGPSILPALPARISTAARRELQRLGVVVHENTRVTCADERGYVDQNGDLIAADLMVWAAGVKAPDFIRDLNYFELGRGGQIVVKPGLQSSVDDNIWVLGDCAACQQPDGSWVPPRAQSAHQMASHIASSIRRQMKGKPVRPYLYKDHGSLVNLSRYSTVGSLMGNLSGGTMFVEGKIARLMYMSLYRMHQLSIHGWLKGMCLILAQKVGHMVQPKIKLH